In the Nicotiana tabacum cultivar K326 chromosome 16, ASM71507v2, whole genome shotgun sequence genome, one interval contains:
- the LOC107790582 gene encoding 26S proteasome non-ATPase regulatory subunit 14 homolog, producing the protein MSGMERLQRMFAGAGGALGHPPPDSPTLDSSEQVYISSLALLKMLKHGRAGVPMEVMGLMLGEFVDEYTVRVVDVFAMPQSGTGVSVEAVDHVFQTNMLDMLKQTGRPEMVVGWYHSHPGFGCWLSGVDINTQQSFEALNQRAVAVVVDPIQSVKGKVVIDAFRLINPQTMMLGQEPRQTTSNLGHLNKPSIQALIHGLNRHYYSIAINYRKNELEEKMLLNLHKKKWTDGLTLQRFDAHSKTNEQTVQEMLNLAVKYNKAVQEEDELPPEKLAIANVGRQDAKKHLEEHVSNLMSSNIVQTLGTMLDTVVF; encoded by the exons ATGTCTGGAATGGAAAGATTGCAGCGGATGTTCGCCGGAGCTGGTGGCGCGTTAGGCCACCCGCCACCGGACTCTCCCACTCTGGACTCTTCTGAGCAAGTTTACATCTCTTCTCTTGCTCTCCTCAAGATGCTTAAACACG GGAGGGCTGGAGTTCCTATGGAAGTGATGGGATTGATGTTAGGGGAATTTGTGGATGAGTATACGGTGCGCGTTGTGGATGTGTTTGCAATGCCGCAGAGTGGTACTGGAGTGAGTGTTGAAGCTGTTGATCATGTTTTCCAGACCAATATGCTTGACATGCTCAAGCAGACTGGCAG ACCTGAGATGGTTGTTGGTTGGTATCATTCACATCCTGGATTTGGCTGCTGGCTTTCTGGTGTTGACATCAATACTCAGCAG AGTTTTGAAGCACTGAATCAACGAGCAGTGGCTGTGGTGGTGGACCCTATTCAAAGTGTTAAAGGGAAGGTGGTAATTGATGCCTTTCGCTTGATCAATCCCCAAACTATGATGCTTGGCCAAGAGCCACGTCAGACAACATCAAATCTGGGACATTTGAACAAACCATCTATCCAA GCATTGATCCATGGTTTGAACAGACACTACTACTCAATAGCCATAAACTACAGAAAGAATGAACTTGAAGAGAAGATGCTACTGAATCTTCACAAGAAGAAATGGACAGATGGACTCACACTCCAGCGTTTTGATGCTCATTCCAAAACCAATGAGCAGACAGTTCAG GAGATGTTAAACCTTGCTGTCAAGTATAATAAAGCAGTGCAGGAGGAGGATGAGTTGCCTCCAGAAAAGCTAGCTATTGCAAATGTAGGAAGGCAAGATGCAAAGAAGCATCTTGAAGAGCATGTCTCAAATTTGATGTCTTCAAACATAGTTCAGACATTGGGAACCATGCTTGACACAGTTGTCTTCTGA